The following coding sequences are from one Triticum dicoccoides isolate Atlit2015 ecotype Zavitan chromosome 4A, WEW_v2.0, whole genome shotgun sequence window:
- the LOC119285012 gene encoding branched-chain-amino-acid aminotransferase 2, chloroplastic-like, translating to MAVLSSARRLLPWGRAPAGGVSGGLRALLGTDGGGGRSLLPSRWKSSQPQLDPVDRSDEEGGGDIDWDNLGFGLTPTDYMYVMRCSQEEGGFSRGELARYGNIELSPSSGVLNYGQGLFEGLKAYRRADGPGYMLFRPEENARRMQHGAGRMCMPAPSVEQFVHAVKQTVLANRRWVPPQGKGALYLRPLLIGSGAILGLAPAPEYTFMIYAAPVGTYFKEGMAAINLLVEEEIHRAMPGGTGGVKTISNYAPVLKAQMDARSKGFADVLYLDSVHKRYVEEASSCNLFVVKGGAVATPATEGTILPGVTRRSIIELARDSGYQVEERLVSIDDLVSADEVFCTGTAVGVTPVSTITYQGTRYEFRTGEDTLSKKLYTALTSIQMGLAEDKKGWTVAVD from the exons ATGGCTGTGCTGTCGTCTGCGAGGCGCCTCCTCCCGTGGGGCCGCGCCCCGGCCGGCGGGGTCAGCGGCGGCCTCCGAGCTCTACTCGGGACG GACGGAGGCGGCGGCCGCTCTCTTCTCCCGTCCCGGTGGAAGTCGTCGCAGCCGCAGCTGGACCCCGTCGACAG GTCCGacgaggagggcggcggcgacaTCGACTGGGACAACCTCGGCTTCGGGCTCACCCCGACCGACTACATGTACGTCATGCGGTGCTCGCAGGAGGAGGGCGGCTTCTCCCGCGGCGAGCTCGCCCGCTACGGCAACATCGAGCTCAGCCCCTCCTCCGGCGTGCTCAACTACGGGCAGGGGCTGTTCGAGGGGCTCAAGGCGTACCGGAGGGCGGACGGGCCCGGGTACATGCTGTTCCGGCCGGAGGAGAACGCGCGGCGGATGCAGCACGGCGCCGGGCGCATGTGCATGCCGGCCCCGTCCGTCGAGCAGTTCGTGCACGCCGTCAAGCAGACCGTCCTCGCCAACAGGCGCTGG GTGCCGCCGCAGGGAAAGGGGGCGCTGTACCTCAGGCCGCTGCTCATCGGGAGCGGGGCGATCCTCGGGCTGGCGCCGGCGCCCGAGTATACCTTCATGATCTACGCGGCGCCCGTGGGCACATATTTCAAGGAAGGCATGGCGGCGATAAACCTGCTGGTCGAGGAGGAGATCCACCGCGCCATGCCGGGCGGCACCGGCGGGGTCAAGACCATCTCCAACTACGCGCCG GTGCTCAAGGCGCAGATGGACGCGAGGAGCAAGGGGTTCGCGGACGTGCTGTACCTGGACTCGGTCCACAAGAGGTACGTGGAGGAGGCCTCCTCCTGCAACCTCTTCGTCGTGAAGGGCGGCGCCGTCGCGACGCCGGCGACGGAGGGGACCATCCTGCCGGGGGTCACGCGTCGGAGCATCATCGAGCTCGCCAGAGACAGCGGCTACCAG GTCGAAGAGCGCCTCGTCTCCATCGACGATCTCGTCAGTGCCGACGAAGTGTTCTGCACGGGAACGGCCGTCGGCGTCACCCCGGTGTCCACCATCACCTACCAAGGGACAAG GTACGAGTTCAGGACCGGGGAGGACACGTTGTCGAAGAAGCTTTACACGGCTCTGACGTCGATCCAGATGGGCCTGGCGGAGGACAAGAAGGGATGGACGGTCGCGGTTGATTGA